GAAATCGGTGTAGCGGGTGATTTCGCCGTCGAAGAAGTTGCTGGTGTCGATCACCTTGGGATCGATGTAGAACGCCATCATGCCGTTGGCGAAACGGCGATCCGACGACGTCGCGCCGGTGCCGGTCAGCGCGCCGCCGAGCAGCTCGCAGATGAAGGCGAGGCCCGAACCCTTGTGATCGCCGAAGGCGCGGATCGCGCCGGTTCCCTTGGTGTGGTCGCGCGGCCCGTCGGGCGTGTACGGGCCGTACAGCACATGCGGATCCTCGCTCAGCGTGCCGTCGGCATCAACCAGCGCTCCGTGCGGCAGCTTCTTGCCGCCTCGGCTTGCCACCAGGCACTTGCCCTCGGCAACGACGGAGGTCGCGAAATCGAGCACGATCGGATCCTGGCCCTGGCGCGGAATGCCGACGCAATACGGCGCCGTCGACAGCCGCTTCTCGACGCCGCCGTAAGGCGCCACCAGGAGCGAGCCCGCCGCGGTCACGAAATGAATGGAAACGAGGCCTTCGGCAGCAGCCATTTCGGCCCAGTCGCCGACGCGGCCGAGATGGCCGGAGTTGCGCAGTGCGACCGCGGCGAGCCCCGCCTTCTTGCACTTCTCGATGCCGAGCTTCACCGCGACCGGCGTGACGGTCTGGCCATAGCCGAACTTGCCGTCGACCACCGCGAGCGACGGCGTGTCGACAACGACCTCGGGGGTCTGGTTCGGCACGATCGAGCCCATCTTCTTCCACCTGACATAGACCGGCACGCGGATCACGCCGTGGCTGTCATGCCCGGTGAGGTTTGCGGTCGTCAAATAGGTCGCGATGCGCTTCGCCTCGTCCGGAGAGGACTCCGAATGCGAAAACACCTCGGACACGAAGTTGATGAGGTTATCGACCTTGATGGTGACCATGAAAAACTAGCTCGCTCGATAAGGCACGGAACGTTGTCAGGCGTGGGTTTTGGCGTGGCCGCCGAGATAGGCCGCGGCGATGGCTTCATTGCCCCACAATTCGTCGGGCTTGCCGCCAAGCACGATCCGCCCGGTTTCGAGAACAAAACCGTGATCGGCGACCGAGAGTCCCATGCGCGCATTTTGCTCGACGAGTAAGACAGTGGTGTCCTTCCTGATCTGCGAAATGATGCGGAACACCGCCTGCACGATCACAGGCGCGAGCCCAAGCGACGGCTCGTCGAGCAGCAACAGCCGCGGCTTGGCCATCAGCCCACGCGCCACCGCGACCATCTGCAACTGGCCGCCCGACAGCGTCCAGCCGAGCGCATTGGAGAACGCGCGGATATCCGGGAACAGGTCGAACATCGCGTCGGCCTCGCGCGAGATCTGCGACGCTCCGACCTTCCGGTTCGACGCGCCGAGCATGATGTTCTCTTTCACGGTGAGGCCCGGAAACACGCGGCGGCCTTCCGGCACATGCGAGATGCCGAGCCGCACGATCGCTTCCGGCCCGAGGCCCGCGATCGAATGACCATCGAACAGGATGTCGCCGGAGGCGGGCTTGGCGAGGCCACTGATCGCACGCAGCGTGGTCGACTTACCGGCGCCGTTGGCGCCGAGCAACGTGACCACCTGGCCCTGCTCCACGGCGATGGTGATGCCGCGCAGCGCCTCGATCTCGCCGTAACGGACCACGAGATTGCGGATTTCGAGCAGCGGCATCATTCGCTCCCGAGATAGGCGGAGACGACGTCGGGATGACGCAGCACCGCCATCGACTCGCCGTCCGCGATGCGGCGTCCGAAGTTCAGCACGGTGATGTGCTGGGCGGCTTCCGAGACCAGCGTCATGTCATGATCGATGATCAGGATCGTAAGTCCTTGCGCTGCGATGCGCTTCAGCAGCTCATGCAGCTCGAGCTTCTCGGTCGAGTTGAGACCGGCGGCCGGCTCGTCGAGCAGCAGTAGCGTCGGGTTCGACGCCAGCGCCCGCGCGATCTCGATCAGGCGCTGATGGCCGTAGGAAAAGCTCGAGATCAGCTCGTTGGCGCGGTTGCCGAGGCCGACAAAGGTCAACGCCTCCATCGCCCGCTCGGTCAGCGCGTCGTCGCCCTTCCCGATCATGGTGTTGCCGGGGCGCTCCGCGCCGATCTCTACATTCTCCAGCGCCGTCATCGACCGGAACAGGCGGATGTTCTGGAAAGTGCGCCCGAGCCCCGCCGCCGTGCGCTGATGCGGCGCCATGCTGGTGATGTCGGTGCCGTCGAGCACGATCTTGCCCGCGGTCGCCTTGTAAAGACCGGACAGCACGTTCAGCGTCGTGGTCTTGCCGGAGCCGTTCGGTCCGATCAACGCATGCACGCTGCCTCGCTTCACCGCGATGTCCACGCCGTCGACCGCCTTCAGGCCGCCGAAATGCTTCGAGAGCCCGGTCACCTCAAGCACGATGTCGCCACCTGCGGTCGCGGGCTTGAGCTGGAGCGCTCCGGCAACCGGCGGCGCCTTGGTGTGCGCGCGCCAGCGCGTGAAGGCATCGGACACGAAGCCCCAGATGCCATCAGGCATGAAGCGGATGATCAGGATCACCGACAGGCCGTAGATCGCAAGGTAGAGCCCCGGTACGCTCTTCAGGAAGCGCAGCCATTCCGGGATCAGGATCAAGAGCCCGGTGCCGATCGCCGAGCCGATCGGCGAGGCTACGCCGCCGAGCAGCGACATGGTCAGGAACTGAATGGATTCCGCAAACGAGAACTGGTCCGGACTGACATAGGCGAAGCCGCCGGCGAACAAGCCGCCCGCAAGGCCGCCGAGCACGGCGCACACCGCAAAGGCGTAGACCTTGGTGCGGAACACGTCGATGCCGTTGACGCCGGCCGCAAGCTCGTTGTCGCGCACGGCACGCATCGCCCGGCCAAGCTTGGTGTCAGGCAGATGCCAGACCAGATAGCCGACGATCGCGAGCATCGCCACGCAGAAGGCGAGATAGCTTTGCGAGGACTGGAACAGCTCGGGCCGGCGAATGTTGGCGACGCCGTCGGGTCCGTGGGTCACGCCGATGGCATTGATCATCACCAGCGTCACGATCTGCTGGAACGAGATCGTCACCATGGCAAGGTAGTGCCCGCCGAGCCGCAGCGTCGACATGCCCAAAAACGCGCCGGCGACCAGCGTGATCGCGCAGCCGCCAACCAGGCAGAGCCAGAAGTTCAAATGCAGGTCCGCGGTCCCGAGGCCGACGGCGTAGGCGCCGAAGCCGAAGAACGCGGCTTGCGCCAGGTTGATCTGGCCGCACAGGCCGAGCACGACCGACAAGCCGAACACCGCGATCGAGAAGGTCGTGGCCTGCAACAGGATGTTGAGGATGTAACCGTCGAACTGCATGCTGGCGGCGAGCGCCACCAGCGCCGCGGCGCCGAGGAAATACGGCAGATGCCGGACGATCAGCGGCTTCGAGCGCACGGCCGGCGCCGGGATCATGTTGTCGCTGGCGCTCATGCTTTCTCCGCGACACGTTCGCCGAAGATGCCCTGCGGCCGGAACACCAGGAAAGCGATCAGCACCAGGAAGGCAAAGCCGTCCTTGTAGGGCACCGAGATGTAGGCGGCTCCGAACGTCTCGATGACGCCGAGCGCCAGGCCACCGACGATGGCGCCGGCGACGTCGCCGAAGCCGCCGATGATGGTCGCGGCAAACGCCTTCAACGCAATCGTCGAGCCCATCTGGATCGAGACGAACAGCACCGGCGCCACCAGGATGCCGGCGAGTCCGCCGAGCACGGCCGAATAGATGAAGGTGATCATGATCATGGTGGAGACAGAAATGCCGAGCAGCGAGGCCATCTCCTTGTCCTGCGAGGTCGCCTGCAGCTTCTTGCCGAGCAGCGTCTTCTCGAAGAACCAGAAATTGAACAGCACCAAGAGGATCGTGACGCCGATGATCAACAGATACTGGCTGTCGAGATAGACCGGGCCGAGCTGGATGCCGGGCGTATCGAACCAGCCCTGGAGCACCTGCGGCTGCGGACCGTAGATCGCGAGCACCGAGTTCGACAGCAGGATCGAGGCGCCGATGGTGGCGATGATGACAGGCAGATAGGTGCGGTGGCGCAGCGGATAGTAGACGCCGAGATTGAAGATGACGCCGAACAGCGCCATGCCGGCGAGCGCGATCAGGAACGACAGCCAGTACGGCCAGCCGAGATCGACCGAGAACACCACCATCAGATAGGCGGCGACCATCGAGAATTCGCCCTGCGCGAAATTCACCACGTTGGTGGCGCGGAAGATCAGCACGAAACCGAGCGCGACCAGCGCGTAGACCGCGCCGATGCCGATTCCCGTGAACAGCAGTTGAAGAACCAGATCCATGACAGCGCTCGATCAGAACAGTGTACGCAGAAGATCGGCCTCGCCGCGTTCGGCGGCGAGGCCGATCCGCGATCAATCGTTGAAGTCGATGTGCTTGTCGTAGACGATCTTGCCCTTGTCGTTCTTCACGACATTGTAGCCGTGCAGGCCGTCGCCGTTCTTGTCGAAATTGTATTCGCCTTCGGCGCCGGCGAATTTCTGCGTCGCCAGGATGGCGTCGCGGATCTTGTTCGGATCGGTCGAGCCGGCCTTGTTGATCGCCGCCGACAGGATGGTGATCGCGTCATAGGGCCAGGCACTCTGGTTGTCGGGCGCGGTCTTGTAGGCATCGCGATAGGCCTTGCCGAACGTCTTCGCGGCATCGCTCGAGTCCTCGGCGAAGTCGGCGACCCCGTAAGTGCCGAACAGCGCGGGACCGGCGAGCTTGGTCGAGGACACCGCCACCACCGAGGGCGAGCCGACCCACGGGATATTGACGCCGAGCTGGCGCAGCTGCCTGGCGAAGATGCCGAGGTCGTTCTCGAAGGTGAAGTAGGTACCGAGCACGTCGGCGCCGGACTGCTTCACGGCGAGCACGACCGGGGTGAAGTCCTGGCTCTGGTTGGCGTAACCCTGGTCGAGCACCGGCGGCGCACCGAGCTTGGTCAGCGCCTCGGTGAGCGCCTTGCCGCCCGCGGTGCCGAAGGCGTCGGTGGAATGGACGATCGCCCATTTCTTCTTGCCGAGCGTGTTGACGCCGAAATCGGCGATCACGCGGCCGGAATAATTGTCGTTGGGGCGGAAGCGGAACAGCCAGGGATTGCCGGAATGGGTGAGGTCGGGGTTGGTGCCGCCGATCATCACAGGCTTGCCGACCTTGATCACGTCGGGCGCCATCGCCTGCACCTGGGTCGAACGGATAGAGCCGAGGAAGGCGACGATGTCGGATTGTGCGGCGAGCTTGGAGAACGCCAGCACGATGCCCGGATTGGTGGTCTGGTCGTCCTCGATCACGAGCTCGACCTGCTTGCCGAGCACGCCGCCGGCCTTGTTGACCGCAGCCAGCGCCAGCTTGGCGCCGTTCTGGGCCCACAGGCCCTGCTCCGCTGCGGGTCCGGTCACCGGCACGCACATGCCGATCTTGATGGTTGCCCCTTGCGCCCAGGCGCTGCGCATCAGCGCAGGAGCAGCGAGACCTGCCGCCAAGCCGGCGGAAAACTCACGCCTCGTCAGTTTCATTCCATCCTCCCTTTGGTGCGCCGAACTTGCATGTCGGCTGCGTTGAGACGAGCTGACGCGTCGATCTGTTGACCTATCAGCGACCATCGAACGGCGCGACGAACAAACGTGAGCGCCGCTGCAACGCACAAGACGCGCGACGGCGGCCATCGATCTGGCGTTCGACTTAGCTAAACATGATTGCACATTGCACGCAATAGTCAAAAGTTCGCTGGCAACGGTGTGTAAATGCCTGCTACCAGCGACCATGACGGGATCACGTGATAATGTGACCGGCGGGCAGTCATCGATGTCGATTCCAAGAGCGAAATCGCAGACCAGACGGAAACAGCCGGCCTACGCGCTGATCAAGAGCGCGTTGGCGAGGCACATTCGGGCCGGCAACGTGCCGCCCGGCACGGTTCTCTCCGAATCGGCGGTCGCGACCTTGTTCGGCTCCAGCCGCTCGCCGGTACGGCAGGCCTTCGAACAGCTCGAGCACATCGGCCTAGTGCGCCGGTTCGACGGGCGCGGCGTCATCGCCGGCAAGCGCAAGGTCGAACCGCGGCGCGTCCCGATCACGCCGGAGATGTTCGGGCTGACCGACGGCCCGGTCGAGGCCGTGCGCAGCGACGCCTGGGATGCGCTCTATTACAAGCTCGAACGCGAGATCATTTACCGGTCGCTGTTCGGACGCTTCCGCGTCAGCGAGCTCGCATTGGCGCGGCACTTCCGGGTCGGGCGCACGGTTGCGCGCAATTTGCTGCTACGGGCGCAGGCGATCGGAATCCTTGAGAAAGGCGCCAAGGCGCACTGGTATGTCGTGCCACTCGACGAGGATCGGGTCCGCGACATCTTCGAGGTGCGGGCAACCCTCGAGCCACTGCTGTTGAAATCGGCCACCGCAAGGATTCCGGCGGCGCTGCTCGACCGCATGGCGGAGCGGCTGCGCGAGGGAATTGAGTACCGCGAGCGCGTCGGTGTCGGCGAGCTCGACGAGATCGAGGGCGATCTTCATATCCGCTGCCTGGGTTACGGCATCAATCGCGAGATGATCGAAGCCCTCAAGCGCACCCACTGCGCATTTGTGATCGGCAAGCACATCCAGGTGGCACTGACCGCGCCGCAGATCGATTCCTTCATGGACGAGCATCTGGTGATCATCGAGGCATTGCGCGCCCGCGACGGCGATGCGGCCGCCGCGACCTTGCGCCGCCATATCGAATGGTCTCACTCCAAGGTCGCCGGCTGGATCGCCGAATTCCGCGCCATCAACGTGATCTCGCGCGTGCCCTACATGGCCTGAGCGGGATCGCCGTACGACGCCCCGGCTACTCGTCAGCCTCGACCGCGGCATCATCGGCCGAGTTCATTCCGGCGAGACTGGCTTCCAGCATACCCAGCATTTCGTGAAGCTCCACAAGCTTGCGCGCGCCATATCGCCGCGTGATCTCGGCGTAGATCGCTTCCGACGTCGGTGCCACCGCCTCGATCAGCTTCAACCCCTTGGCCGAGATCGAAACCACTGCACGCCGCCCGTCGTTCTCCGCCGCCTTGCGCTCGATTAACGCGCGGGCCTCGAGATCGCGCAGGATACGCGAGAGGCTCGGGCCGAGCAGAAACGCCACGCGGGCGAGCTCGGTGACCTCGATCTCGTCGACTGCAGTGAGCGCGCGCAGGATCCGCCACTGCTGCTCGGTCAGGCCGTGATTGCGCAGCGACGGCCGGAATTGCCGCATCACCGCCTCGCGCGCACGGAGCAGCGACATCGGCAGCGAGCGCGAAAATTCGCGCATCGGGGTGCGTCGCGCCGACGCATCGTCGCCTTCCCCGGATCGCATCTCGTCCAATTTCTTGCGCGCCATGACCTAATCCACCGCCGCAAACTTTTGCACCGCAGCATGCCCTGATTCAGTTTGCGGGAATTCACTTAACATGTTAATCATCTCCCGACATCCACTTTTGTGTAGCACGCATGGCCCTCTCCAAGGACGATATCCGCGCTGCCGCCGAACGGCTCGACGGTGCGGAAAAGACCCGCAAGCAAATCCGCCAGCTCTCGCTGGAATACCCCCGTATTACCCTCGAAGACGCGTACGCGATTCAGAAGGCCTGGGTCGAGATGAAGGTGGCGCAGGGGCGCGTCGTCAAGGGACACAAGATCGGCCTGACCTCGAAGGCAATGCAGAGCGCGCTCAATATCGACGAGCCAGACTCGGGCATCCTGCTCGACGACATGTTCTTTGCCGATGGCGGCCTGGTGCCGACCGACCGCTTCATCGCAACCCGCGTCGAGGCCGAGCTAGCCTTCGTGATGAAGCATCGCCTCACGGGGCCGAACTGCACGCTGTTCGACGTGCTCAACGCCACCGACTTCGTGGTGCCGGCGCTGGAGATCCTGGATACGCGGGTCGAGCGGGTCGATCCCGAGACCAAGGCGACGCGCAAGATCTTCGACACCATCGCCGACAACGCCGCCAATGCCGGCATCGTGCTCGGCGGCCGGCCGATCCGCCCGCTGGAAGCCGATCTGCGCTGGATCGGCGCGCTGTGCTTCCGCAACGGCCAGCTCGAGGAAACCGGTTTGGCCGCCGGCGTGTTGAATCATCCGGCGACCGCGGTCGCGTGGCTCGCCAACAAGATCGCCCCGAACGGGCTGGCGCTGGAGGCCGGACAAATCGTGCTGGCAGGCTCCTTCATCCGTCCGATCGAGACCCGCAAGGGCGACACCATCCAGGCCGACTACGGACCCTACGGTTCCGTGAGCTGCTACTTCGCCTGACGCACTTAGCAGGAGCGCTGCATGCCGCATTTCACGATTGAATACTCCGCCAATCTCGACGATCTCGTCGACATGGGCGCGACCGTCGAGCTGGTCCGCAAGGCTGCGGTCGAGACCGGCATCTTCCCGCTCGGCGGCATCCGGGTCCGCGCCATCAGATGCGAGCACTACGCGATCGCCGACGGCCGCAGGAATTACGGCTTCCTCGACATGGTGCTCCGCCTCGGCGAAGGCCGTGACCTCGCCACCCGCAAGAAGGCCGGCGAGCACGTCTTCAAGTTGCTGTCGGCCCATCTCGATCCGGTATTCTCCAAAGCCAAGTTCGCGCTGTCGTTCGACATGCAGATCAACGACAAGGAGACTAGCTGGAAACGCAACAACATCCACGACGCACTGAAGGTGGAGACGGTCAATGGATAAAGCCACCCCGAAATCCACAGCCGACGTATTCCAGGCCAACCGCGATCGCGCCGGTCCTTTGCTGACAAAATTGAAAGCCGAAGGCATCGGCCATGTGATCGACGGCAAGGTCGTGCCGGCGGCTTCCGGCCAGACCTTTGAGACGAAGTCGCCTGTTGACGGCACGGTGCTGGCGACTGTCGCGCGCGGCAACGCCGAGGATATCGACCGTGCCGCGACCGCTGCGTCCAAGGCCTTCAAGGCCTGGCGCGACATGCCGGCGGCGCAGCGGCGCAAGCTGCTGCATCGCGTGGCCGACGCGATCGAGGAGCGCGCCGACGACATCGCCGTGCTCGAATGCATCGACACCGGCCAGGCGCACCGCTTCATGGCCAAGGCCGCGATCCGCGCCGCGGAGAATTTCCGCTTCTTCGCCGACAAATGCGGCGAGGCCCGCGACGGCCTCAACACGCCCTCGGACGAGCACTGGAACATCTCGACCCGCGTGCCGATCGGCCCGGTCGGCGTGATCACGCCGTGGAACACGCCGTTCATGCTCTCGACCTGGAAGATCGCCCCGGCGCTCGCGGCCGGTTGCACAGTGGTGCACAAGCCGGCGGAATGGTCGCCGGTAACCGCCGATCTGCTGGTCAAACTCGCAAAACAGGCCGGCATCCCCGACGGGGTCTTCAATACCGTGCACGGCTTCGGCGAGGACGCCGGTAAGGCGCTGACCGAGCACCCCGCGATCAAGGCGATCGGCTTCGTCGGCGAGAGCTCGACGGGCTCCGCGATCATGGCGCAGGGCGCGCCGACCCTGAAGCGGGTGCATTTCGAGCTCGGCGGCAAGAACCCGGTGATCGTGTTCGACGACGCCGACCTCGACCGCGCGCTCGACGCCGTCGTGTTCATGATCTACTCGCTCAACGGCGAGCGCTGCACGTCGTCAAGCCGCTTGCTGGTTCAACAAGGTATCGCCGACAAATTCATCGAGAAGCTGACCGCTCGGGTGAAGGCGCTCAAGGTCGGTCACCCCCTCGATCCCGCAACCGAGATCGGGCCGCTGATCCACGAGCGGCACCTGGCCAAGGTCTGCAGCTATTTCGAGGTCGCACAGAAGGACGGCGCGACGATCGCGGTCGGTGGCAAGCCGCATGACGGCCCCGGCGGCGGACATTATGTGCAGCCAACGCTGGTGACCGGCGCCAACGCGACCATGCGCGTCGCACAGGAAGAGGTGTTCGGCCCGTTCCTGACCGTGATCCCGTTCAAGGACGAGCAAGAGGCGATCGAGATCGCCAATGGCGTGCAATACGGCCTGACCGGCTATGTCTGGACCGGCGAGATGGGCCGCGCGCTCCGCGTCGCCGATGCACTGGAAGCCGGCATGATCTGGCTCAACTCGGAAAACGTCCGCCATCTGCCGACCCCGTTCGGCGGCATGAAAGCCTCCGGCATCGGCCGCGACGGCGGCGACTACTCGTTCGACTTCTACATGGAAACCAAGCATGTCTCGCTCGCGCGCGGGACGCACAAGATTCAGAAACTGGGAATTTGATTGCACGTCGTTCCGGGGCGGCGCGTAGCGGCGAACCCGGAACCTCGAGATTCCGGGCTCTCGCTTCGCGAGCCCCGGAATGACGAACAAAATTGAGGGGAAACACCGATGCCCGTTCCGACACACGTCTTCGATCCGCCGTTCAACATCATCCGCTGCAGCCATGCCGTGCTCGACGTCACGGACCTGGAGAAGAGCGCCGCCTTCTACGAAAAGACCGTCGGCCTCCACATCGAGGACCGCGACGACAAGTCGGTCTATCTGCGGGCCAGCGAGGAGCACCAGCATCACTCGGTGGTGCTGCGCAAGGCCGCGAAGGCCGCCTGCAACCGGCTCGGCTTCAAGGTCGGCAATGACGGCGACCTCGACAAGGCAGCCGCCTTCTGCTCCGAGAACGGCATCGCCTACGCTTTCGTCGACCAGCCGTTCCAGGGCCGCACGCTGCAGTTCACCGATCCGTTCGGCTTCCAGATCGAGCTCTACGCCACGATGGAGAAGCGCCCGCATCTGTTGCGGCGCTACGATCTCTACAAGGGCTGCCATCCGCAGCGGCTCGACCATTTTAATGTGTTCGCCGCCGAGGTGCAGGACACCGTCGACTTCTACGCCCGGCTCGGTTTCCGCCTCACCGAATATGCCGAGGAGGACGGCGACCAGGGGCGCATCGCCGCCGCCTGGATGCATCGCAAGGGCAATGTCCACGACTTCGCCATCACCAACGGCCGTGGCCCGCGCCTGCACCACATCGCCTATTGGGTGCCGACCGCGATGAACATCGTGCATCTCTGCGACGTGATGGCCTCTTCCGGTTTCCTCAAGAATATCGAGCGCGGCCCGGGCCGACACGGCATCTCCAACGCCTTCTTCCTCTACATCCGCGATCCCGACGGCCACCGCATCGAGCTCTACACCAGCGACTATTTCACCGGCGATCACGACCACGAGCCGCTGCGCTGGTCGCTGCGCGATCCGCGCCGCCAGACGCTGTGGGGGGCGCCGGCGCCGCGCTCCTGGTTCGAGGAAGGCTCGACCTTCGCCGGCCAGGCGGTGCGCGAGCCGCGCTTCGTCGCCGACGTGCTGGTCGCGGATTAGTGCACGCCTCCATCCACTCGTCGTCCCTGCGAAAGCAGGGACCCATCACCACAGAACCCCGTTGCTGCCAAGATCGTCGCTCCGCGTGCCATAATGTGAGGCCTGTGGTTATGGGTCCCGGCTCGCGCTTCGCTTGGCCGGGACGACATCAAGAATTGGATCGCTAATGTCAGCCCCTCGCCTCGCCACCTATTCCATCAACGGCGCGACCGGCTACGGCGCCGTCACCGACACCGGCATCGTCGACCTCTCCTCGCGCTTCGCCAAGGACTATCCGACATTGCGCGAGGCGATCGCCGCTGGCGCGCTGACGAGGCTCGTGGAGGATGCGGCCACACGCGCGCCCGACCACGCGCTCGACGCGGTCACCTGGCAGCCGCCTATCCCGGCGCCGGACAAGATCATCTGCATCGGCGTCAACTATCCAGACCGCAATGCCGAGTACAAGGACGGCTCGGATGCGCCGAAATATCCCAGCATGTTCCTGCGGGTGCCGCGCTCCTTCGTCGGCCACGAGACGCCGGTGGTGCGGCCGCGCATCTCGCCGCAGCTCGACTATGAGGGCGAGCTGGTGCTGGTGATCGGCAAGGCCGGCCGGCACATCGCCGAAAGCGCCGCGCTCGATCACATCGCCGCGATCACGCTCTGCAACGAGGGCACCATCCGCGACTGGGTGCGCCACGCCAAGTTCAACGTCACCCAGGGCAAGAACTTCGATTCCACCGGCAGTCTAGGCCCGTGGATCGTGCCCTACACCAGCGAAGCGCAGATCGCCGACATCCGACTGACCACGCGGGTCAACGGCGAAGTCAGGCAGGACGACCGCACCTCACGCTTGATCTTCGGCTTCCGCTACCTCATCAACTACATCTCGACCTTCACGACGCTGGTTCCCGGCGATATCATCGTCACGGGCACTCCGACCGGCGCAGGTGCGCGGTTCGATCCGCCGCGCTATCTGAAGCCCGGCGATGTCGTCGAGGTCGAGGCCGAAGGCGTCGGCATCCTGCGCAACGGCGTCGTCGACGAAGCCAGCTAACCCCGCAAGCAAAGTGGACAGTGCCATGACCTCAACATCCGGCGGCGAAGCGATCGTCAACGGCCTCGTCGCACACGGCGTCGACACCGTATTCGGCCTGCCTGGGGCGCAGATCTATGGCCTGTTCGATGCGCTCCACCAGGCGCAGCTCAAGGTGATTGGCGCCCGGCATGAACAGGCCTGCGGTTACATGGCGTTCGGCTATGCCCGCTCCTCGGGCAAGCCTGGCGTGTTCAGCGTGGTACCCGGCCCCGGCGTGCTCAACGCCTCAGCGGCGCTGCTGACCGCATTCGGCTGCAACGAGCCGGTGCTGTGCCTGACCGGCCAGGTGCCGACGCAATTCCTCGGCAAGGGCCGCGGCCATCTGCACGAGATGCCGGACCAGCTCGCGACCTTGCGCACCTTCGTGAAATGGGCCGACCGGGTCGAATATCCCGACAACGCCCCCGCGATGGTGTCGCGCGCATTCCAGGAGATGCTGTCCGGCAGGCGCGGCCCCGCCTCGCTGGAGATGCCGTGGGACGTCTTTACCCAGCGCACCCAGGTTACCCCCGTCAAGCCGTTCGATCCGTTGCCGGCGCCGCAGCCCGATCCTGATCGCATCAAGGCTGCCGCCGAGCTGATCGCCGGCAGCAAGGCGCCGATGATCTTCGTCGGCAGCGGCGCCATCGAGGCCCGCGAGGAGATCCTCGAGCTGGCCGAGATGATCGACGCGCCTGTCGTCGCCTTCCGCAGCGGCCGCGGCATCGTCTCCAACGCGCATGAGCTCGGGCTCACGATGGCCGCGGCCTACAAGCTGTGGCCGAAAACAGATTTGATGATCGGCATTGGCACCCGCATGGAGCTGCCGACGATGTCGCGCTGGCCCTACCAGCCTGCCGGCCTGAAATGCGTACGGATCGACATCGATCCGGTCGAGCTGCGCCGCTGGCCCGCCGACGCCGGCGTGATCGCGGACGCCAAGGCCGGCACCGCCGATCTCGTCGCCGCGGTCCGCAAGGCCGGATATAGCAAGACCTCGGGCCGCCGCGCCGCGATCCGCGAGGCAACGGCCGCGACCGAGCAGGAGATCCAGCGTATCCAGCCGCAGATGGCCTATCTGAAGATCCTGCGCGAGGTGCTGCCGGCCAACGCCATCGTCACTGACGAGCTGTCGCAGGTGGGCTTCGCCTCCTGGTACGGCTTTCCGATCTACGAGCCGCGCACTTTCGTCACCTCGGGCTATCAGGGCACGCTCGGCTCGGGCTTCCCGACCGCGCTCGGCGCCAAGGTCGCCAATCCGAACAAGCCGGTGGTTGCGATCACCGGCGACGGCGGCTTCATGTTCGGCGTCCAGGAGCTCGCCACTGCCGTGCAGTTCAAGATCGGCGTG
This Bradyrhizobium sp. CCBAU 53421 DNA region includes the following protein-coding sequences:
- a CDS encoding ATP-binding cassette domain-containing protein; translated protein: MSASDNMIPAPAVRSKPLIVRHLPYFLGAAALVALAASMQFDGYILNILLQATTFSIAVFGLSVVLGLCGQINLAQAAFFGFGAYAVGLGTADLHLNFWLCLVGGCAITLVAGAFLGMSTLRLGGHYLAMVTISFQQIVTLVMINAIGVTHGPDGVANIRRPELFQSSQSYLAFCVAMLAIVGYLVWHLPDTKLGRAMRAVRDNELAAGVNGIDVFRTKVYAFAVCAVLGGLAGGLFAGGFAYVSPDQFSFAESIQFLTMSLLGGVASPIGSAIGTGLLILIPEWLRFLKSVPGLYLAIYGLSVILIIRFMPDGIWGFVSDAFTRWRAHTKAPPVAGALQLKPATAGGDIVLEVTGLSKHFGGLKAVDGVDIAVKRGSVHALIGPNGSGKTTTLNVLSGLYKATAGKIVLDGTDITSMAPHQRTAAGLGRTFQNIRLFRSMTALENVEIGAERPGNTMIGKGDDALTERAMEALTFVGLGNRANELISSFSYGHQRLIEIARALASNPTLLLLDEPAAGLNSTEKLELHELLKRIAAQGLTILIIDHDMTLVSEAAQHITVLNFGRRIADGESMAVLRHPDVVSAYLGSE
- a CDS encoding branched-chain amino acid ABC transporter permease, with product MDLVLQLLFTGIGIGAVYALVALGFVLIFRATNVVNFAQGEFSMVAAYLMVVFSVDLGWPYWLSFLIALAGMALFGVIFNLGVYYPLRHRTYLPVIIATIGASILLSNSVLAIYGPQPQVLQGWFDTPGIQLGPVYLDSQYLLIIGVTILLVLFNFWFFEKTLLGKKLQATSQDKEMASLLGISVSTMIMITFIYSAVLGGLAGILVAPVLFVSIQMGSTIALKAFAATIIGGFGDVAGAIVGGLALGVIETFGAAYISVPYKDGFAFLVLIAFLVFRPQGIFGERVAEKA
- a CDS encoding ABC transporter substrate-binding protein, coding for MKLTRREFSAGLAAGLAAPALMRSAWAQGATIKIGMCVPVTGPAAEQGLWAQNGAKLALAAVNKAGGVLGKQVELVIEDDQTTNPGIVLAFSKLAAQSDIVAFLGSIRSTQVQAMAPDVIKVGKPVMIGGTNPDLTHSGNPWLFRFRPNDNYSGRVIADFGVNTLGKKKWAIVHSTDAFGTAGGKALTEALTKLGAPPVLDQGYANQSQDFTPVVLAVKQSGADVLGTYFTFENDLGIFARQLRQLGVNIPWVGSPSVVAVSSTKLAGPALFGTYGVADFAEDSSDAAKTFGKAYRDAYKTAPDNQSAWPYDAITILSAAINKAGSTDPNKIRDAILATQKFAGAEGEYNFDKNGDGLHGYNVVKNDKGKIVYDKHIDFND
- a CDS encoding ABC transporter ATP-binding protein, encoding MPLLEIRNLVVRYGEIEALRGITIAVEQGQVVTLLGANGAGKSTTLRAISGLAKPASGDILFDGHSIAGLGPEAIVRLGISHVPEGRRVFPGLTVKENIMLGASNRKVGASQISREADAMFDLFPDIRAFSNALGWTLSGGQLQMVAVARGLMAKPRLLLLDEPSLGLAPVIVQAVFRIISQIRKDTTVLLVEQNARMGLSVADHGFVLETGRIVLGGKPDELWGNEAIAAAYLGGHAKTHA
- a CDS encoding malate/lactate/ureidoglycolate dehydrogenase, with translation MVTIKVDNLINFVSEVFSHSESSPDEAKRIATYLTTANLTGHDSHGVIRVPVYVRWKKMGSIVPNQTPEVVVDTPSLAVVDGKFGYGQTVTPVAVKLGIEKCKKAGLAAVALRNSGHLGRVGDWAEMAAAEGLVSIHFVTAAGSLLVAPYGGVEKRLSTAPYCVGIPRQGQDPIVLDFATSVVAEGKCLVASRGGKKLPHGALVDADGTLSEDPHVLYGPYTPDGPRDHTKGTGAIRAFGDHKGSGLAFICELLGGALTGTGATSSDRRFANGMMAFYIDPKVIDTSNFFDGEITRYTDFIRATKPIAGTESVLVPGDPERKTRADRTKNGIPLPDDTWAAIVNTAREVGVSEVSIQRATS